GGGGAGGTGTCCCGCCGCGGTGCATAAGGGAAACGCCTGGAATCGTCAAGGAACTTTCGAGGGGCCAGATATACACTTTCGGCAGATGTGACCCTTGGGATCAGGTGTGATCCCGGGATCAGGTGCGCCCCTGGAATCGCAACCGATTGGTGGCCCGGCGACCACATCGGGCGGGATTGCCGCAGGGGGTTGCGACTGAAGCAGTTCGTCAGCATCCGTGACGGTTCTTGCCGCCCTTCGCCTGCTCGAGGTTTTCAGTACGCTGTTTTCGCCGGCCTGCACGACGTACTCGTTGCCGATCCGAATAATTGAATAATTGTTCATGTGTGGATCCCCAACCTGCCCGAGCCCGGCGGGATACAGCACAATGCCACGCATCGTTGCGCGGAAATAATTACGAAAGGCTGGCTGGTTTATCGCGCGTTAACCGGAACGAATGGCAAAGCCCGTTTCGCAATCGGCGCAAGGCCGCAGCGATCCTGCCGACGAATTTGGCTGTATCAAAATCTCCAGGTCATTCCGACATGGCTCGGCTGAAACCCGAGCCGCCTGTAAAACCGCTGCGCGTCGACGCGGGTGTTATGCGTGAACAGTTCGACCAGTTTGCAACCGTTGGTGCGTGCCTCGTCGAGCGCCCATTGCACCAGTTGCTCCCCGACGCCGCGGCTGCGGCGATGCGTGGCGACGCGGACGTCCTCGATCAGGCCGCGCAAGGCGCCCTGCGAGCTCAGTCCCGGCAAGATGCAGAGTTGCAGGCAGCCGATCACGGTGCCCTCGCCGTCCTCGGCGACCACGAGATGGATGTTCGGATCGGCCTCGACCCGATCGAACGCCCGGAAATAGAACGGCGGCAGCGGGTCTTCGATCCGCTCGCGCGCGCTGCCGAGCGGATCGTCCGCCAGCATCGCCACGATGGCGCCGACGTCGTCGCGGCGGGCGCGCCGGATGGTGACGGTGGAAATCGCGGCCATGGTGGTATCCTTGGAACTCAGCGCGCCGGTGGTAGCCCGAGATAGCGTTCGGTGTCGCCGATCCAGCGCCGCACCGCGGCATAGCCGTCGAGGTGGAAGCCGCCCTCATGCGCCAGCCGCGTATAGGCCAATAGCGCGACGTCGGCGAGCGAAACAGCCTCGCCGACCAGGAACCGCGTCGCGGCGAGCTGATGCTCCATCCGCGCCAGCGCCGCATAGCCGCGCTTGATCTTGTCGGGATCGAGGTCGGAGGCCGGCTTGCCGAGATAGACCATCTGGAAGCGGCACACCGCGATATAGGGCTCGTGGCTGTATTGCTCCCAGAACAGCCACTCGTCCATCTTCGCCGCGGCAAAGTCGTCCGCGGGAATGAGATCGCTGCCGCGGGCGAGATAACGGATGATGGCATTGGACTGCGCCAGCGCGCGGCCGTCGTCGAACACCACCGTCGGCACCTGCCCGGCGCCGTTGAGCTTGAGAAATTCCGTGGTGCGGGTCTCGCCCTTGAGCGTATCGACGCGGATCCAATCGTAGGGCAACGCCAGGTGATCGCAGATCCACTTCACCTTCAGGCAATTGCCCGAATTGGTATCGCCGTAGATTTTCATGGCCGGCCACCGTTCTCAGGAGAGCGACAGACCAGCAGCCGGCAGCACTTCTGTCAACAGGATCGGACGGTGCCTGGAATCCGCCGACGCATTCGATCAGAACTTGTAGCCCAGACCGGCGCGGACCGTGTTGATCTGCGTGTCGATCGAGGAAGTGAAGCGGATGTATTCCCACTCCGCGCGCAGGAACAGGCCCGCATACAGCATCACATCGACACCGAGTCCGCCGGAATATCCGTAGACCAAGTGGCTATTCTTCGCATCCGTCGCGCTCAGATCAAACGGAACGTTCTGGAAGCCCGGCGCAGCGTTCGGGTTGACCTGGGTCCCGTAGATATGGGCGGTCCTGATGATATTCGCCTGCCCCAGGGCCACACCTCCGAACATATAAGGCAGAAATGCACCGGCCGCATAGCCGGCCCGCAGGCGAAGCGTTCCCATGTCGGAAACCGCCATCGTCCCCGTGCTCTCATACGTCACGGTATCGGTGTAACCCCCGGAGGCGGAAAAGAACCGCGACATGCTGTCGGTCTGCGTGCCGCCGAACTTGCCATGCATATAGTTGAACTCAGCGCCGAGAATGACGTCGTCCCATTGCGCATTGTAACCGGCGAAGCCGCCGAAGCCGTTGCCGTGAACCGAGGTCTTGCCTCCCAGCGGCCAGGACGAGACGCCGCCTGACGCCTCGATGTCCGTCGTGGCCAGCAGGTGAGCCGCGATGCTCCTCGTTGCGCCTGTGAAGTTCATGTCGGACGTACCGAGGCCGCCCTGCCCTCCGATGTAGTAGCCCTGCCAGTTGACTCTCGCGGTGGTCAGCCCGTCGGTGAAGGAGCCGCGAAGAAACGGAAGGTCGGCCGCTTCCGCACCGGAGGCCACCCCGAACATCATCGCCGCCAGCAAAAGTCTACGCATCGCAACGCTCCATCGAACTCTGACTGGCGCTGATCATCGCCTGTTAACCTTAACCAATCGTTGTCGCAGGCTGCGAACGGCACGATCCTTTGCGAAAACCCGAGATCATTTCCGTGACGGGCCTTGCGCAGCCATGTCGCCGCGCCAAACGAAAACGGCGCGGGAAGATCCCGCGCCGTTAATACTCGTTAAGAGGAATGAGGCTCGATCAGCCTTTGCGCATCAGCGGCGGCGCGTAGACCGGCGGGCTCGAGAGGTCCCAGCGCACGCCCAGCTTGAGGTCATGCGAAGTGATGTTCTTGAACGTCATCGGATTGTTGATGCCGTTGGTGCCGTCGAAAGCCCTGAGATCGCCGGTCAGGCCGTCGCCCATATC
The genomic region above belongs to Bradyrhizobium sediminis and contains:
- a CDS encoding GNAT family N-acetyltransferase — encoded protein: MAAISTVTIRRARRDDVGAIVAMLADDPLGSARERIEDPLPPFYFRAFDRVEADPNIHLVVAEDGEGTVIGCLQLCILPGLSSQGALRGLIEDVRVATHRRSRGVGEQLVQWALDEARTNGCKLVELFTHNTRVDAQRFYRRLGFQPSHVGMTWRF
- a CDS encoding glutathione S-transferase family protein, coding for MKIYGDTNSGNCLKVKWICDHLALPYDWIRVDTLKGETRTTEFLKLNGAGQVPTVVFDDGRALAQSNAIIRYLARGSDLIPADDFAAAKMDEWLFWEQYSHEPYIAVCRFQMVYLGKPASDLDPDKIKRGYAALARMEHQLAATRFLVGEAVSLADVALLAYTRLAHEGGFHLDGYAAVRRWIGDTERYLGLPPAR
- a CDS encoding outer membrane protein, with the translated sequence MRRLLLAAMMFGVASGAEAADLPFLRGSFTDGLTTARVNWQGYYIGGQGGLGTSDMNFTGATRSIAAHLLATTDIEASGGVSSWPLGGKTSVHGNGFGGFAGYNAQWDDVILGAEFNYMHGKFGGTQTDSMSRFFSASGGYTDTVTYESTGTMAVSDMGTLRLRAGYAAGAFLPYMFGGVALGQANIIRTAHIYGTQVNPNAAPGFQNVPFDLSATDAKNSHLVYGYSGGLGVDVMLYAGLFLRAEWEYIRFTSSIDTQINTVRAGLGYKF